A window of Candida orthopsilosis Co 90-125, chromosome 8 draft sequence contains these coding sequences:
- a CDS encoding Rvs161 protein (protein required for endocytosis) — translation MSWGGFKKAINRAGASVTVKSVDKVMDKDFDVEERRYKTLKSAGESLQKAAKSYLDNIRAVTRSQVVIAEIVSNLYEESKQGGSAYSTIGTYYQQSVQDFDEETVKQLDGPFRETVLDPITKFAHYFAEIDEAIKKRAHKKTDYEQCKSKVRRLIDKPAKDAAKLPRVEKELAIAKEIYEDLNEQLKNELPQLIALRVPFYDPSFESLVKIQLRFCTEGYSRLAQIQQYLDPNSRDEYANGVLDGKIDELLGQMQTLTITSLAK, via the coding sequence ATGTCTTGGGGAGGATTCAAAAAGGCAATCAACAGGGCTGGTGCCTCTGTCACAGTCAAGAGTGTAGATAAAGTAATGGATAAGGACTTTGATGTCGAGGAGCGAAGATACAAAACATTGAAATCGGCTGGTGAGAGTTTACAAAAAGCAGCAAAAAGTTATTTAGACAACATCAGAGCAGTCACGAGATCGCAAGTAGTCATTGCCGAAATTGTATCCAACCTTTACGAGGAGTCAAAGCAAGGAGGATCCGCATATTCTACAATCGGAACATACTACCAACAAAGTGttcaagattttgatgagGAGACAGTAAAGCAATTGGATGGTCCATTTAGAGAAACTGTTTTGGACCCAATTACCAAATTTGCGCATTACTTTGCGGAGATTGATGAAGCCATCAAGAAACGTGCCCATAAAAAGACCGATTACGAACAATGCAAGTCAAAGGTGCGAAGGCTTATTGATAAACCAGCAAAAGATGCAGCCAAGTTGCCCAGGGTCGAGAAAGAATTGGCAATAGCAAAGGAGATATATGAAGACTTGAATGAACAACTAAAGAATGAGTTACCTCAATTGATTGCACTTCGAGTCCCCTTTTATGATCCATCGTTTGAAAGTTTGGTAAAGATTCAATTGCGGTTCTGTACCGAGGGCTATTCAAGATTGGCTCAGATCCAACAGTACTTGGATCCAAACTCTAGAGATGAATACGCTAATGGTGTATTGGATGGtaagattgatgaattgttggGTCAAATGCAAACCTTGACTATAACTTCGTTAGCTAAATAA